The Triticum aestivum cultivar Chinese Spring chromosome 3A, IWGSC CS RefSeq v2.1, whole genome shotgun sequence genome includes a region encoding these proteins:
- the LOC123062203 gene encoding coenzyme Q-binding protein COQ10 homolog, mitochondrial, translating to MLPCARSVLRRRGLALLRGFAEGECGRGEALANARCATTLAGLGGSRGRVGRWADPPARGEPRRLGAGWPAGAQTRSFLGCGDGEEGSVLSKVYEERRVMGYSPEQMYAVVAAVDLYEDFVPWCQRSRVIRRYDNGSFDAELEIGFKFFVESYVSHVEMEKPKYIKTTASQSGLFDHLINVWEFKPGPVPGTCDLYFLVDFKFQSPLYRQVASMFFKEVVSKLVGSFSDRCFRIYGPAVPVLEKSYGHGR from the exons ATGCTGCCGTGCGCGCGGTCGGTGCTGCGGAGGAGGGGGCTGGCCCTCCTGCGCGGGTTCGCCGAGGGCGAGTGCGGCAGGGGGGAGGCGCTCGCCAATGCCAGGTGCGCGACCACGCTGGCCGGGCTAGGCGGCAGCCGCGGCAGGGTCGGCCGCTGGGCCGATCCGCCGGCGCGCGGCGAGCCGCGCCGGTTGGGCGCGGGCTGGCCCGCGGGCGCGCAGACGAGGAGCTTCCTCGGGTGCGGCGACGGGGAGGAGGGGAGTGTCCTCTCCAAGGTCTACGAGGAGAGGCGCGTGATGGG GTACTCGCCGGAGCAGATGTATGCCGTCGTCGCGGCTGTGGACCTCTACGAGGATTTTGTGCCCTGGTGCCAGCGGTCCAGGGTTATTAGACGGTATGACAACGGCTCGTTTGATGCCGAGCTCGAAATTGGATTCAAGTTCTTTGTTGAAAGCTATGTCTCTCATGTGGAGATGGAGAAGCCCAAGTATATCAAG ACGACAGCGTCTCAAAGTGGACTTTTCGATCATTTGATAAACGTTTGGGAATTCAAGCCTGGTCCTGTTCCTGGAACATGTGACCTTTACTTCTTAGTGGATTTTAAGTTTCAGTCACCACTATATCGGCAG GTTGCTTCCATGTTCTTCAAGGAAGTTGTTTCCAAGCTGGTAGGCTCATTTAGCGATCGATGTTTTAGAATTTATGGACCTGCCGTTCCTGTGCTGGAAAAGTCTTACGGGCATGGAAGATAA